One Pangasianodon hypophthalmus isolate fPanHyp1 chromosome 7, fPanHyp1.pri, whole genome shotgun sequence genomic window, TGTTAAATTgttgaatctgactggtcagaaggtgtcaattaactttttttttttttttttttttttttttacaaagcattAGACACTTGACTTCTGGATGAGCAGTTAtaagaaaagaatcaacttcacGGTGGTTTCAGCATCAGGCCGCTTCAGACCActccactgattattttcctataacagcatgcactgttgtgttttattccaacCAGTGTGattgaatgctcgaatctgactGGACAGAAAGTGGGCATTATTTTCAGTATAACAACACAGGTAGTtacagctgtaacatgaacattactattaatatgctcattctaatacattattgtttctatagtaacagctcatacacagggacttgtataaaagatgctccacataatctaagatttaaaaatgggttgttgtttaacaaagtgattcttattaatgtttatgtgaTGAAGAGTTTTGTTAGaatttgtaaaatttatttaacatttaaggaaggagtctcagtCTTAAGCACTCTCATTCTTGGGTATGCGTTCCGTTTTCTCTGTAAAAATGACAGACTgcgttttttgtgtgtgtgtgtgtgtgtgtgtgtgtgtgtgtgtgtgtgtgactgagagaaagagagaagcttTAACGtaagaacaggaaataactggTCTCTcagacattctacaacattaaatctacctataaactgttaaaatgcgCAGTGTGTCGTTCActgataaattattttaacacacacacatatatatatatatatatatatatatatacacagttgaggtcaaaagtttacatccccagATATGCTAGTAATATTTCATAGATATGCTAGTacagatatttcacataaaagatgtttacatgtagtccataagagaaaataatagctgaatttataaaaatgaccctgttcaaaagtttacatccccttgattcttaatactgtgttgttacgtgaatgatccacagctgtgtttttttgtttagtgatagttgttcatgagtcccttgtttgtcctgaacagttaaactgcctgctgttcttcagaaaaatccttcaggtcccacaaattctttggttttccagcattttttgtgtatttgaaccctttccaacaatgactgtatgattttgagatccatcttttcacactgaggacaactgagggactcatatgcaactattaaaGAAGGTTTAaatgctcactgatgctccagaaggaaaaaacatgcattaagagccgtggggtgaaaacttttgaatttgaagatcagggtaaattaaacttattttgtcttctgggaaacatgtaactatcttctgtagcctctgaagggcagtactaaatgaaaaaatatgatatttaggcaaaataagaaaaatgtacacatctccattctgttcaaaagttttcactcatgaacaactatcactaaacaaaaaaacccagctgtggatcattcaggtaacaacacagtattaagaatcaaggggatgtaaacttttgaacgtggttttgaacattttgaacttttgaacatttttataaattcaactattattttctcttatggactacatgtaaacatcttttatgtgaaatatcttattcaggtcagcactaaataaacaataacatgcattttgtatgatccctcttattttggtaaaataattaatattttgcagattctgaaagggggatgtaaacttttgacctcaactgtacatataaatacatattatataacattgtaatcgttggcaaactgTTGTGCTATAAAGGTTCTCATTACAGATCACTTACCTTTGAGTGTTCTATATCCTGAAAGTCCACTTCATTAACTGAGAGCACCTGATCTCCTTCCTGAAGTCCTGCCCTGTGAGCGTCAGAATCCGGCACCAcctaacaaaatacaaaaggagagaaatttttcaaaaatgcatGCAGTCTTATTTACACAAAGGCTTTCCACAAAACAAGATGGCGCCGCTAAGGAAGGCTGCTTACGTTAGTACTCGAAACCCACTAggagacaatttttttttgcaaactacACTCCTCTAAAAGCTCCCCAGCATTCCTCCAAAAGCTGCTAAACAAATTTTTACATATAACGTCTATATTTGTCTActagattctattctattttattcattatattctgcttttattatcttctgttttattatgtatcgatgttgcactgtgggacgaggcactaaggaaaaacatttcactacattaatacatcacatgtatgtatatgacaaataaagaatcTTGAACCTTGACCAAAGGACATGTCGCAGACCTCTGTCAATAACCAACTGGATAACTGTGAACCCCTCCACACAAAACTTATTTCATTGATTAATTTTggatctttttatttttctcataacTGTTTATAACTTACAGATACAATACTTGTTTAATGAActaaaacacaatattttttttagtagaaTAAAATTTACTAAGAACTACAAAGTCTTTGAAGTCTTTTAGGCAACATCTGGATTTCAATCTGCTGTAGGATaacatttatttgatttaaaaaaaaaaacataattattaacTACAACCTCAAAATGTATGAGCTTTATATTTAGAAACATTGGTCACACCTCTATAGCTGATTTTGATTTGATGGTTTGTGTAAAAGAAAGGCAGAGTGAGCGTGTATCTGGATAAACCAATATGTGATGGTGTGTTGATCGTCCCAGAAAGCTTCACAATTATAGTTCTATAtcatttttgtgtaaaacaaCAGCCCATGCCCACcctatttatttaaatgcaagaAATTAACATCCTAGCTTGATGAAGGTGCAGCATAAGCACCGAGGACATACCTTTGAGATAAAGATACCAAGCTGGGAAGCTTTTCCACCTCGGATATTGAAGCCCAGCTGTGCTCCAGGAGGCTTCTTTAAGATTATGGTGCGTGGCAGGAACTGGGTAAGCTCATTGTTATAATCAGGGTGATTTATCCTCTGATgcaagagaaaacaaaatgaacattaaaaaacaagatTATACAGAATAGGTAGCTCAacatatatttacaaatgtatatattaaGGATGTTACAATACTTTCTTACATCCTGAGGAGGAATCCATGCAGGAGGATTTTCATAGGAGGGCAGAAACACAACTGGCAGTTGATAGTCATCATAAGGAATTTTCTGATCCATTTCTCATgcttaaataatgtaaaaaaaaaaaaaaaaaaaaagaaaagaaaaaacaacattatagAGTATTACAAAAAAGGCACGAAAACAAATAGACAGTTTAAAACGCGTCACAATAATGCTGGTGTAGGGAAACTGCATAACCATTTCATcacagaaataagaaataactGCAGCTATAACTGTTATAAAAGGTAGATAGAtgcactatattaccaaaagtattcggtcacccatccaaatgatcagaatcaggtgtcctaatcacttggcctggccacaggtgtataaaatcaagcacttaggcatgcagactgtttttacaaacatttgtgaaagaatgggccgctctcaggagctcagtgaattccagcgtggaactgtcataggatgccacctgtgcaacaaatccagtcgtgaaatttcctcgctcctaaatattccacagtcaactgtcagctttatcataacaaaatggaagagtttgggaacaacagcaactcagccacgaagtggtaggccacgtaaactgcggatgctgaagcgcatagtgcaaagaggtcgtcgattttcttcacagtcaattgctacagagctccaaacttcatgtgaccttcagattagcccaagtacagtacgcagagagcttcatggaatgggtttccacggccgagcagctgcatccaagccacacatcaccaagtgcaatgcaaagcgtcggatgcagtggtgtaaagcacgccaccactggactctagagcagtggagacgcgttctctggagtgatgaatcacgcttttccatctggcaatctgatggacgagtctgggtttggtggttgccaggagaacggtacatttcggactgcattgtgccgagtgtgaaatttggtggaggaggaattatggtgtggggttgtttttcaggagttgggcttggccccttagttccagtgaaaggaactttgaatggttcaggataccaaaacattttggacaattccatgctcccaaccttgtgggaacagtttggagcgggcctcttcctcttccaacatgactgtgcaccagtgcacaaagcaaggtccataaagacatggatgacagagtctggtgtggatgaacttgactggcctgcacagagtcctgacctgaacccgatagaacacctttgggatgaattagagcggagactgagagccaggccttctcgaccaacatcagtgtgtgacctcaccaatgtgcttttggaagaatggacgaaaattcctataaacacacttctcaaccttgtggacagctttcccagaagagttgaagctgtaatagctgcaaaaggtggaccgacatcatatttgaaccctatgggttaggaatgggatggcacttaagttcatatgtgagtcaagacaggtgaccgaatacttttggtaatatagtgtagatagatagatagatagagatagatagatagatagagttgCCACTCAGTCATGGAGCACCAGGTCAGCTAATACGACTAACTAGCTATTTGTGTTTTcaaacagatagctgtcaaatTTCCATAACATAGCCTGCTAGCTTAACTAGCACACACAACAGGAAAAAATATGAACCGCGTTGCTCGAAaagcaacaaaataaaatgttcataatcttcCGTGAGACGTGTAATATTCACACAATTTAAAACTGGAGTTTAAACGATAATAGTTcgaagttgttgttgttttttctttcatttcattacttTCCCGCTTCACAACTCACCAAATTGtgcaccttcttcttcttcttcttcttcttcttcgctTACTTCCGCTTTCTCTTCGTCTGCTGCTCCTTCCTCTGTAGCGTAGACACGCTGGTTGTGAGTTTACCGCCGCCTGCTGCATTACCTCCTGCCAAAACACCACTGTCCAGCTCAGTAGATTATCCCTTGCCTTTAACCATACCTGTAAACCCTCCTGTTTTTCCCGGGATTCTCCCGTATTTTACCATCCTATCCCGCTATCATCCCGTTTAAATATTTTCCCGTATTTCTCccgtttttttcattttgagaatCTGCACAGGTCACCGATCATGCGCAGTTTGGGAAAAGCCATTTACTTCAAATACCTCTTCTGATCGCAGGGGTTTCGTGTCAAATaccttttatattatatacagtaacttCAGATACCTGTCCTGATCACAGGGGTTTCGTGTCAAATACCCTTTACATACTGTTTTCACTTCAGATACCTGTCCTGATCATTCCATGTTCACAATATACTATTCAGTTATGGAATACCTATTTCACTTTAATAAGATTTCCTTGGATTTCCCTTATTTTCAAATCCCAATGTTGACAGGTATGCCTTTAACTGAACATCATCTGCTCCCTGCTAGTCATTTCACCAAAACCAGAATCTACTGTATCAGTTTGTGATCACCAAAATGTcatgttatgtaaggaataaaacacaagggggcatgcttttataggaaaataatcatcaacagGGCGGtgtgctttatttctcttataatGCAGCAATTTTTCCAAcaattgaatgtttttttaaaaaattagtcaTTAATGTTTTCAAAATTGATCATTCAACAGCACTTTGGTATACTAATGGATATAAAATTCATATTCCCAGCCTTAATGAAACagttttaacattaatggatGGAAGATCCTGTCTTCTTTTATAGCTGTTCTGTACCATTCTGTGTctatattagtattattatctatattatctatatttttatataaactgtatTTAGCAAGTCATGGTTATTAATTTTAGTAATGGTTAGGGCAGTTACATAAATAGATAGATTATACGGCAGATTGATTAGATCTTGTGGAAGGCAATGCACCACTACCACTCCTTAGTTGAACTAGTGGAGGTGTATAAAGGATCTTCTAAAATTAAGGTTACGTGAAGCTCTGGTATCACCTTCCAGAAAGGTGAGCATGCCTCATAAAGAGGGCAGTTATTGTGTTGTAGAAGGCCAATGTACAAGGCAAATGCACCAATATATGCACTGAGGTGATGATCTAGTAGTTATAACctactttctctctcattctgctTTCAATGAGTAACTGTGCTAAATCAGGACATCACGTTCGTTTTACCTAATCCTAATGAGATGTGAACACCTCACCCCTTCCCCCAACTCATGAAAAACTGACAATCTGTTTAAGTGCAATTCAGAGTGTgctacacacaggtgagtggGCTATACAAACCACCTGtagtaacacactcttttctctgaatgtacactgaacacattttatagacactccctGACACAAAGATTCAATTTGATAATATATGTTTACTTGTGCATTGCACTATGCGCTGCTTCCCCCAAAATATCTCTTTGCACAATTTCATGTACAAAATATCtgttttgcacaatttcatttACAGTATCTGTGTAAAgttttttgtaaagtttttgtacagtctcagtttgtgtatgtatagtcaacttaattgtttttcttatacTTCTATTGTtgtatgttcatatttatactTAACTTGTATGTAGCACCGTGGTACTGTGAGACACGACATTTCATTCCACTATATGTCCACACATgtagcagaatgacaataaagctcgacttgacttgacttgacttgacttgatgcTGGTGAAAAGTTACCTCAAAAGCCTATCAGATCACATGTGAGTCATGATTTACAAATGTGTAGGGGTAAAGTGTTactattaaatgaaatattaaaagttattattaatttttaattttaaaaaattctattaaACTGTGCACCAGTGCCACGAACAAAAAAGATCTCAGAATGCATTAACCAatataaaaaatagtaataatttgcTGAAGGATATTTGATTTTTGTCAAATTAAGTGAATCCACTGAGAGTTTATAGAACTCTTTTGTGATGAGAGACAtacaagaagaaagaagaaagatatagcagcaataaaacaaaatatggcaatggaaaatatatacaaatctAATGAAAATACTGATAGATAAGACAGTTGGATAATGAGCTGAATGACAGACATAAACAGACAGTGAAGGCAAAATGGGCAAAACTAATTCTAGCTAAGCTATCATGCCAACACTGAAGAAGGTGCATAGAGAagatttatagttacattgcgATGGTGTCTCTTTGGTTGGTCCTCATCCATGAAGTGATGTCAGTATAGTCAGCCATGGCATCAATAGAGAGAATCCTGGGATTCAGTGTGGCACACATTTGCAGAAATCGTGATGTTGATTCTGCCTCTCTGGAGAATCCGGATGAAGTCTTATGATTCTGTGTAAACAGATACCAGCAGGAAGGCTGTGGCAAAGGTTCAGCCATAGCCCTGACATAGCACCCGCAACCCTaaaccccccaccccaccccccacacaaaaacacaacaacaaataaaaataacaaataaaaatccttttaaaaagaaaggattACACATTCATGGAGCACGCAAATAACATACACctagcacaatacataaaaaaagGACATTATGAGAATCCAGAGCAATTCTCTGATTTGATGTGTTTGAAAGAAAAGTGTTTTCTAGGGGTTATACTGCTGGCAAAGTTCTCACATGTGcatctctgttttatttgtagCACAACAGCTTAAAATTAAGGAGAGCTAAACTAAAGCCTGAGACACACCCCTCTCTACATATCAATCCCCTATGTCCCAGACAAACTAAGGAAAATGTCCATAACTAACAGAGACCATTGTTCTCAGGCTAATTGGGTCACAATCTCAACACATTAACAACTCACGAGGGAGGTAAGCTTATTATAAAGGAAAGAACGAACATCTGCTGtaatgaacaataaaaaaaggagtctttCTTGGTACCCTGTAATTTTGTTTTACTCACTGAACAGGCATCATTTATCATACAAAATAATGTGCAGTGTAAGTATGTGTGATAACAGTAAAAGTATTACATAGAGTACAGTTAGATTACaagtgttgattatttatttatttatttacacagcagTTTTCTTAAACCCAATACAGAAGGTAGACTGGCAGACATTAGTAGAACCAAAAATATCAGCCTATGGTTAGGTGAAAGCCCTAATAAGAGTAAGAAATGAGGGTGAAAGTGTTGATAGGACAGCAATGTTTTCAGCCCAACTTTAAAAGAAGAAATTCAGTAACACTGTCTGAGAGAGGGAGGTATTCCAAAACACGGAGGTGTTCGAAAGCATTAAGACACTATGGTGGCAGTGATAAAGGAGcactaaaaagtttttttaaaagtaattaaaaagtaA contains:
- the pdzd11 gene encoding PDZ domain-containing protein 11, which gives rise to MDQKIPYDDYQLPVVFLPSYENPPAWIPPQDRINHPDYNNELTQFLPRTIILKKPPGAQLGFNIRGGKASQLGIFISKVVPDSDAHRAGLQEGDQVLSVNEVDFQDIEHSKAVEILKTAREIVMRVRYFPYNYQRQKERTVH